The Proteiniphilum propionicum genome contains the following window.
AATCTTTTTCCACAGGGAAATAGTCGCTCACGGTGTTTTTTCCATCAATGGTGCCGCGTCGTTTTATAAGACCACACTCGAAGAGCATGGCTTCTGCGAGAGTGGTCTTACCCGAGCCTGAATTGCCAATAAGGGCAATGTTTTTAATTTCGTTAGTCTTGTAAACTTTCATGATAAGAAAATATTAATATAAATAGTTATTTTCGTATGAAAAAAGACTTTGCGATCCTACATTGGGCCGCAAAGTCGTGCTTTTGTCAATTGCGCTGCAATTTATAAAAAACGTATGATAAAGAAAAATGTTGCGATTATGTTATAAAACATATATTTTTAATATACCTTTTGATGCTTGAAAAACAGTTGATTATTTTTTAAAATAGGGATAGACAGCCTGGCAAAATTCAGGTTGTTATTGGGGATTAAAGAACGTAAAGACAGTTTAAAAAATATTTAATTTGCACAATATGTTGTTTCCCGTGCAAAAAGCAGAATATTTTTTGTACTTTTGATCTTCAGAAATTGCACTCTCGTGTTAAAATTACCCTATTTCTTTCAATTAGTTTTTTTTAGGGTTATCATCATTTAAACTGGAAAACAGATATATATGGAAAATTTAAACTCGGCATTAGGCCTTTTAGTCGTGGGAATGGTTACTGTTTTAATTATACTTAGCCTGGTGGTTGTAATAGGCAATTTGGTAATTATGCTCACCAACCGGTTTATCACGGTGTCAGACAACAACGCAGATGGGAAGAGTGCCGGTAAGAAAGCTCATTCCAAAAAGTTAGCCGCGATTGTTGCTGCTGTGGATGTGGTGACAAAGGGTAAGGGAAAAGTTGATTCAATAGAAAAAAAATAAATCTAAAATATATTATACATGAGAAAAGAGATTAAATTCAGTCTTTTGTACAGAGACATGTGGCAATCTTCAGGTAAGTATGTACCCACGGTGGAACAGCTTACAGAGGTTGCTCCCGCAATAATAGATATGGGTTGCTTTGCACGGGTTGAGACAAACGGTGGTGGGTTTGAACAGATAAACCTGCTGTTTGGTGAAAATCCTAACAAGGCTGTCCGGGAGTGGACGCAACCCTTTAACGATGCGGGTATTCAGACACATATGCTTGAAAGGGGACTGAATGGTATTCGTATGAACCCGGTACCTGCCGATGTTCGCAGGATGATGTTCAAGGTGAAGAAAAAACAGGGTACCGATATAGCACGTTCGTTTGACGGGTTGAATGATCCGCGTAACCTTGAGAACTCAATTAAATTTGCCAAAGAGGCGGGAATGATTTCACAGGCTGCACTCAGCCTTACCGTATCGCCTGTTCACACAGTTGATTATTACACAAACCTGGCAGATACACTTGTAGAAATGGGTGCAGATGAGATCTGTATCAAGGACATGGCGGGTATAGGCCGTCCGGCAACTATTGGCAAGATCATAAAAAATATCAAGAAAAGACATTCCGCTATTCCTATTCAATACCATGGTCATGCAGGCCCGGGTTTTCAGATGGCTTCAATTCTGGAGTCGGCTTATGCAGGTGCAGAGTATATAGATGTGGCCATGGAGCCTTTGTCTTGGGGTACGGGACATGCCGATCTGCTGGCTGT
Protein-coding sequences here:
- a CDS encoding OadG family transporter subunit; translation: MENLNSALGLLVVGMVTVLIILSLVVVIGNLVIMLTNRFITVSDNNADGKSAGKKAHSKKLAAIVAAVDVVTKGKGKVDSIEKK